Proteins from a genomic interval of Ensifer canadensis:
- a CDS encoding DUF4381 domain-containing protein, whose translation MEGTTPAVDPGLAAALRGLADIALPPPVSMLPQTWAWAVLAGLVLLAIAFALRRWYRHRELNRYRREALGELRQIEQRIGAAQTRGDALAALPALLKRTALAVWPRETIANLSGKGWTGFLDAHSGGPVFPTTAAHFFEEAEYRGPVVLASVPEAEAKAHVAAARYWIEAHHVRP comes from the coding sequence ATGGAAGGGACCACGCCAGCGGTCGATCCCGGCCTCGCTGCCGCGCTCCGCGGCCTTGCCGATATCGCCTTGCCACCGCCCGTCTCGATGCTGCCGCAGACCTGGGCCTGGGCGGTGCTCGCCGGACTTGTTCTACTGGCAATCGCCTTCGCGCTCCGGCGCTGGTATCGCCACCGCGAGCTCAATCGTTACCGCCGCGAGGCGCTTGGCGAGCTTCGCCAGATAGAACAGCGCATTGGTGCTGCTCAAACACGTGGCGATGCGCTCGCTGCCCTGCCCGCCCTTCTCAAGCGCACCGCGCTTGCGGTCTGGCCACGCGAGACGATCGCCAATCTGAGCGGCAAGGGCTGGACCGGCTTCCTCGACGCCCATTCCGGTGGCCCTGTCTTTCCCACAACCGCGGCGCATTTCTTCGAAGAGGCTGAGTACCGCGGGCCGGTGGTTTTGGCATCTGTTCCCGAGGCCGAAGCGAAAGCCCATGTTGCGGCGGCACGATATTGGATCGAGGCGCACCATGTACGTCCTTGA
- a CDS encoding vWA domain-containing protein, with protein MYVLDHSWLLVLLPLPAVIWWLLPAYREQSAAVRIPFFKDITAAAGIGATEGSVVPKSNFGQKLIAPICWGLIVLALARPQYIEPPIEKTEPQRDLMLAIDLSQSMDTRDFHDPAGNLQARVDAVHTVVADFIDKRPEDRLGLIAFGDAPYPLVPFTLDHKTVKAMLADSLPGMAGPRTAIGDAIGLAIKMFDQSTAPDKVLILLTDGNDTASKMPPDKAAGIAAEKHIVIHTVGIGDPNAQGEQKLDTSVLQQIATATHGRYFFGQDQASLQNIYELLDQLTPENQKTLSWRPRIEVFHYPLGAALILVLAYHAIMWLLSARADRRREREAGA; from the coding sequence ATGTACGTCCTTGATCATTCCTGGCTGCTCGTCCTGCTGCCACTTCCGGCCGTCATCTGGTGGCTGCTTCCGGCCTATCGCGAGCAATCGGCGGCGGTCCGGATCCCATTTTTCAAGGACATCACCGCAGCGGCGGGCATCGGCGCGACCGAAGGATCGGTCGTGCCCAAGTCGAACTTTGGGCAGAAGCTGATTGCGCCGATCTGCTGGGGCCTGATCGTACTGGCACTGGCGCGGCCGCAATATATCGAGCCGCCGATCGAAAAGACCGAACCGCAACGCGATCTCATGCTGGCAATCGACCTGTCGCAATCGATGGATACGCGCGACTTTCACGATCCGGCCGGCAATCTGCAGGCCCGGGTCGATGCCGTGCACACGGTCGTCGCCGATTTTATCGACAAGCGCCCCGAAGACCGTCTCGGCCTCATCGCCTTTGGCGATGCCCCCTACCCGCTCGTGCCGTTCACGCTCGACCACAAGACGGTCAAGGCGATGCTGGCCGACAGCCTGCCGGGAATGGCGGGTCCACGCACCGCGATCGGCGATGCGATCGGCCTTGCGATCAAGATGTTCGACCAAAGCACGGCACCGGACAAGGTGCTGATCCTACTGACCGATGGCAACGACACCGCGAGCAAGATGCCGCCCGACAAGGCCGCCGGCATTGCCGCCGAAAAACACATCGTCATCCACACGGTCGGCATCGGCGATCCCAATGCGCAAGGGGAACAGAAGCTCGACACGTCAGTCTTGCAACAGATCGCGACGGCGACGCATGGACGATATTTCTTCGGCCAGGACCAGGCCTCGCTGCAGAATATCTACGAGCTTCTCGATCAGTTGACGCCGGAAAACCAAAAGACCCTGTCCTGGCGGCCGCGCATCGAAGTGTTCCACTATCCGCTGGGCGCGGCGTTGATCCTCGTCCTCGCCTATCACGCGATCATGTGGCTGCTGTCGGCCCGCGCAGACCGGCGTCGCGAAAGGGAGGCGGGAGCATGA
- a CDS encoding vWA domain-containing protein: MITDFHFLRPLWLLALLAAPLLVMLIGRRTDVRSQWQNMIAPHLLDHLLIEKGGRRWLQPVHLTAVLIVIAAIAAAGPTWQREKPPFVEDTAPLAIAIDLTETMNATDVSPTRLERAKLKVQDILSLRKGARTALFAYAGTAHMVLPLTDDANLIKTYLAALSPSIMPVTGRDTGRALQVAEDALSSETVPGTILFMTDGVERTAFDAFARYQGRNDLMVLGIGTADGGPVKTADGQFLTDATGARVRAKLDVDALKALQAASKAQVATVTPDDSDVRWIIRRIQSSFAQKTAEGLTRWYDAGWWLTIPIALLAALWFRRGWTVRWAVYLVAVGTVLPGVKAEAADRSFADLWFTPDQQGQRAIDRGDFQGAAGDFQDPAWQGVALFRIGRYQDAIDAFAQGDTAESYYNQGNALMHLDKAEEAIAAYQQALKRRPDWPEARQNLAVAEKRKADNDKQDQDAQQEAAGLDPDQIQFDDKGKKGKEGTVAGAPQTAEMWMRNIQVSPADLLARKFAIEAKDAVP, encoded by the coding sequence ATGATCACCGACTTCCATTTCCTCCGGCCGCTCTGGCTGCTGGCGCTGCTAGCCGCCCCCCTGCTTGTGATGTTGATCGGCCGGCGCACCGACGTGCGCTCGCAATGGCAGAACATGATCGCGCCGCATCTTCTCGACCACCTGCTGATCGAGAAAGGCGGAAGGCGATGGCTGCAACCGGTTCACCTGACGGCCGTGCTGATCGTGATTGCCGCGATCGCGGCGGCCGGACCGACATGGCAGCGTGAAAAGCCGCCCTTCGTCGAGGATACGGCGCCGCTGGCGATCGCGATCGACCTGACCGAAACGATGAATGCCACTGATGTCTCGCCGACGCGGCTCGAGCGAGCCAAGTTGAAGGTGCAGGATATCCTTTCTCTGCGAAAGGGCGCGCGTACTGCCCTGTTTGCCTATGCCGGCACAGCACACATGGTGCTGCCGCTCACCGACGATGCAAACCTCATAAAGACCTATCTGGCCGCCCTCTCGCCGAGCATCATGCCGGTAACCGGCCGAGACACCGGCAGGGCGCTGCAGGTCGCCGAGGATGCGCTTTCCAGCGAGACCGTACCGGGCACGATCCTGTTCATGACCGATGGCGTCGAGCGCACGGCATTCGACGCCTTTGCGCGATATCAGGGCCGCAACGACCTGATGGTGCTCGGCATCGGCACCGCCGATGGCGGCCCGGTGAAGACGGCCGATGGCCAGTTCCTCACCGACGCGACGGGCGCGCGGGTCCGTGCCAAACTCGACGTCGATGCGCTGAAGGCATTGCAAGCGGCGTCGAAAGCGCAGGTCGCGACGGTCACGCCCGACGACAGCGACGTGCGCTGGATCATCAGGCGGATCCAGAGCAGCTTCGCGCAAAAGACCGCCGAAGGCCTGACGCGCTGGTACGATGCCGGCTGGTGGCTGACCATCCCGATCGCACTCCTTGCCGCGTTGTGGTTCCGCCGCGGCTGGACAGTCCGTTGGGCGGTCTATCTGGTAGCCGTCGGCACGGTGCTGCCAGGGGTAAAGGCCGAGGCAGCCGATCGCAGCTTTGCCGATCTCTGGTTCACCCCGGACCAGCAGGGCCAGCGGGCCATCGATCGCGGCGATTTCCAGGGAGCGGCCGGCGATTTCCAGGACCCGGCCTGGCAGGGCGTCGCCCTCTTTCGTATCGGACGCTATCAGGATGCCATCGATGCCTTTGCGCAGGGCGATACGGCCGAAAGCTACTATAACCAAGGCAACGCCCTGATGCATCTCGACAAGGCCGAGGAGGCGATTGCCGCCTACCAGCAGGCGCTCAAACGCCGCCCGGACTGGCCCGAAGCCAGGCAGAACCTGGCAGTGGCCGAGAAACGCAAGGCAGACAATGACAAGCAGGATCAGGATGCCCAGCAGGAGGCGGCCGGGCTCGATCCGGATCAGATCCAGTTCGACGACAAGGGCAAGAAGGGCAAGGAGGGCACGGTGGCGGGAGCGCCGCAGACCGCTGAGATGTGGATGCGCAATATCCAGGTTTCCCCGGCCGATCTGCTGGCACGGAAATTCGCGATCGAAGCGAAGGATGCAGTGCCGTGA
- a CDS encoding BatD family protein — protein sequence MNRRIQPILLALAAFWLSLANVALAADPFARATLATKGTIYAGQQVEVDVDVFAPNYFLSPPQFPLFDLPGTIVTMPDDRGLNLNETIDGVDFSGIRKTYVITPQAAGDYTLPPVDIPFGYAAVPGKTTQGRVKLPTLRLTVTEVPGGADGKAGVTAEKVTITQVFDRDPASLRAGDALVRTVTFEADGLAAMMIPEPSFEAPAGVKVYVHDPLLSEHRSDRGVFLGGVRKDTATYVFAKAGTYTIPAISLQWFNPSLGKTQTAEAPLAKVSVAAAPADATALAPPHPPPENAPFDWQWWVGAGLVVVALALLIHFAAVMAGRIQAWFDEIRTRKAQSEATAFHRVDEGCRSGDAERFEAAIDAWSRKTGNVPMTQWLDRFADPETRAAFANHQQSLYRDQQDAAQKPNLLPLRAGLGKARSRWLEQIFDDEPVPANELPDLNPAFDADLPTSR from the coding sequence GTGAACCGACGTATCCAGCCCATTCTTCTTGCGCTCGCCGCCTTCTGGCTGTCGCTGGCGAACGTCGCGCTGGCAGCCGATCCATTCGCCCGCGCCACGCTCGCCACCAAGGGAACGATCTACGCCGGACAGCAGGTTGAGGTCGACGTCGACGTTTTCGCGCCGAACTACTTTCTGTCGCCGCCACAGTTTCCGCTGTTCGACCTTCCCGGCACCATCGTGACGATGCCAGACGATCGCGGCCTGAACCTCAACGAGACAATCGATGGCGTCGATTTCTCCGGTATCCGCAAGACCTACGTCATCACACCGCAGGCGGCGGGAGACTACACTTTACCGCCTGTCGATATCCCGTTCGGTTATGCGGCCGTTCCCGGCAAAACCACGCAAGGGCGAGTGAAATTGCCGACGCTGCGGCTGACAGTGACGGAGGTGCCCGGCGGCGCTGACGGCAAGGCCGGCGTCACCGCCGAGAAAGTGACGATCACGCAAGTCTTTGATCGTGATCCGGCAAGCCTGCGTGCCGGCGACGCTCTGGTTCGCACCGTTACCTTCGAAGCGGATGGACTGGCGGCGATGATGATCCCGGAGCCGTCCTTCGAAGCACCCGCGGGTGTCAAAGTCTATGTCCACGACCCCTTGCTCTCCGAGCATAGGTCGGATCGCGGCGTGTTCCTGGGCGGCGTCCGCAAGGACACGGCCACCTATGTCTTCGCGAAAGCCGGTACCTACACGATCCCCGCAATCAGCCTACAGTGGTTCAATCCGTCGCTCGGCAAGACGCAAACGGCCGAAGCGCCGTTGGCCAAGGTTTCGGTTGCGGCAGCACCTGCAGATGCGACCGCCCTTGCCCCGCCGCACCCGCCGCCTGAGAATGCGCCATTCGACTGGCAGTGGTGGGTCGGCGCAGGCCTGGTGGTGGTGGCACTGGCGCTCCTGATCCACTTTGCCGCCGTTATGGCCGGCCGTATCCAGGCATGGTTTGACGAAATACGGACGCGCAAGGCGCAGTCCGAGGCAACGGCTTTCCATCGCGTCGACGAGGGATGTCGCAGCGGCGACGCAGAGCGGTTCGAGGCGGCGATCGACGCATGGTCGCGCAAGACGGGGAATGTTCCAATGACCCAGTGGCTCGATCGCTTCGCCGACCCGGAGACAAGGGCCGCCTTCGCCAACCACCAGCAGTCGCTTTATCGAGACCAGCAGGACGCGGCGCAGAAGCCGAATCTCCTGCCGCTTAGAGCCGGCCTTGGCAAAGCCAGAAGCCGCTGGCTCGAGCAAATCTTCGACGACGAGCCGGTGCCGGCCAATGAACTCCCCGATCTCAACCCGGCGTTCGACGCCGATTTACCAACCAGTCGCTAG